One genomic segment of Novisyntrophococcus fermenticellae includes these proteins:
- the fmt gene encoding methionyl-tRNA formyltransferase, with translation MKVVFMGTPDFSVGTLEAIIAAGHEVAGVVTQPDRPKGRGKAMQYTPVKTAAIAADIPVYQPIKVREPEFVELLRQLKPDVIVVVAFGQIIPASILEIPAFGCLNVHASLLPKYRGAAPIQWAVIDGEKESGVTIMRMDAGLDTGDMLAKTVIPLQENETGGSLFDKLSKAGAGLLVDTLDRLEQGEITPEKQPADSPNAYARMIRKTDGRIDWHMEAKNIERLIRGLNPWPSAYTILNQKTLKIWKASVLDVETGKEPGMVTDAGKSGIFVQTGKGVLRLEEVQLEGKKRMSCDAFLRGFQLPVDTRLQ, from the coding sequence ATGAAGGTTGTATTTATGGGAACCCCGGATTTTTCTGTAGGGACACTGGAAGCAATTATTGCGGCGGGCCATGAAGTAGCAGGGGTTGTAACGCAGCCGGACCGTCCGAAGGGAAGAGGAAAGGCCATGCAGTACACCCCGGTAAAGACAGCGGCAATTGCTGCCGATATTCCGGTATACCAGCCTATAAAGGTGCGTGAGCCTGAATTTGTAGAGCTTTTAAGACAACTGAAACCGGATGTCATCGTTGTGGTTGCATTTGGTCAGATTATTCCGGCAAGTATACTGGAAATACCCGCGTTTGGCTGCCTGAATGTACACGCATCCCTGCTTCCGAAGTATCGCGGGGCCGCGCCCATCCAGTGGGCAGTAATAGACGGAGAGAAGGAAAGCGGAGTAACGATCATGCGCATGGATGCGGGACTGGATACCGGAGATATGCTGGCCAAAACAGTGATACCACTTCAGGAAAACGAAACAGGCGGAAGTCTGTTTGATAAATTGAGTAAAGCAGGAGCGGGCTTACTGGTGGATACGCTGGACAGACTGGAGCAAGGGGAGATAACACCCGAGAAGCAGCCGGCGGACAGTCCCAATGCCTATGCCAGGATGATCCGAAAAACGGATGGCCGGATTGACTGGCACATGGAGGCAAAGAACATTGAACGCCTGATCCGGGGCTTAAATCCCTGGCCAAGTGCCTATACTATCCTGAACCAAAAGACATTAAAGATCTGGAAAGCTTCTGTCCTGGATGTAGAAACAGGGAAAGAGCCCGGCATGGTGACTGATGCCGGTAAGAGCGGAATCTTTGTTCAGACAGGAAAAGGGGTGCTCCGATTAGAGGAGGTACAGCTTGAGGGGAAGAAAAGGATGTCCTGTGATGCCTTTTTACGAGGATTTCAGTTACCTGTAGACACAAGATTGCAGTGA
- a CDS encoding glycosyl hydrolase family 18 protein — translation MEIYVVQPNDTLVSIASRFGVSMERLIYDNQLDVAGKLIPGQAILILTPAIIHRVKQGETIYSIAQSYGIPVKQLLQNNPYLLNESYLTIGEKLVISYTKQPKVQMEVMGYAYPYIREEVLQNALLYLDELRVFSYGFTEEGILLPPENEDYLLKTTLRAGVSPILVLTPFSITGTFNNQLINVLVENIDVQSQLIEELMKTVREKGYDGVDVDFEYILPEDRVEYAAFVTRLRQEMNREGFRVSVALAPKTSPDQKGLLYEGMDYALLGEAADSVFLMTYEWGYTYGPPMAVAPLNKVRDVLDYAVSVIPRYKIYMGIPNYGYDWTLPFVRGTSRARIIGNAEAVQLAVDNRAEIEYDETAQSPHFRYTLNYVQHEVWFEDVRSIRAKLLTASEYDLHGFGFWNLMRPFRAAWFLIQSMIL, via the coding sequence ATGGAAATCTATGTAGTACAACCAAATGATACATTGGTTTCAATAGCCAGCCGGTTTGGTGTTTCCATGGAACGGTTAATCTATGATAATCAGTTGGATGTGGCCGGAAAACTGATCCCCGGTCAGGCGATTTTGATACTGACCCCAGCGATCATTCACAGAGTAAAGCAGGGTGAAACCATATATTCCATAGCTCAGTCATATGGAATACCAGTAAAACAGCTTCTTCAAAACAATCCCTATCTGCTGAACGAGTCTTATCTGACCATAGGAGAAAAACTGGTTATCAGCTATACAAAACAACCCAAAGTGCAGATGGAGGTTATGGGCTATGCCTACCCCTATATTCGAGAGGAGGTCCTCCAGAACGCCTTGCTTTATTTAGATGAATTACGTGTATTTTCCTATGGCTTTACGGAAGAGGGAATACTGCTGCCTCCGGAAAATGAAGATTATCTCCTGAAAACCACTCTGAGGGCAGGCGTCAGTCCCATACTTGTGCTTACTCCTTTTTCGATTACCGGGACTTTCAATAATCAGCTTATAAACGTTTTAGTAGAGAATATAGATGTGCAGTCACAATTGATTGAAGAATTGATGAAAACGGTCAGAGAAAAGGGTTATGATGGTGTAGATGTGGATTTTGAATATATCCTGCCGGAAGACAGGGTGGAATATGCTGCATTCGTCACCCGGCTTCGTCAGGAGATGAACCGGGAAGGTTTTCGTGTATCCGTAGCTTTAGCCCCGAAAACTTCACCGGATCAGAAGGGGCTTTTATATGAAGGAATGGACTATGCACTTCTGGGAGAAGCAGCTGACAGCGTTTTTCTTATGACTTATGAATGGGGATATACGTATGGCCCCCCCATGGCAGTAGCACCCTTAAATAAAGTCAGGGATGTTCTTGATTACGCCGTATCCGTAATCCCCAGATACAAGATTTATATGGGGATCCCTAATTACGGTTACGACTGGACCCTTCCTTTTGTGCGGGGAACATCAAGAGCAAGAATCATCGGTAATGCTGAAGCCGTACAGCTTGCGGTAGATAACAGAGCCGAAATCGAATATGATGAAACTGCACAGTCACCACATTTTCGATATACCCTGAACTATGTACAACACGAAGTATGGTTTGAAGATGTCCGAAGTATCAGGGCAAAGCTTCTGACAGCTTCGGAGTATGATCTCCATGGATTCGGCTTCTGGAACCTGATGCGTCCATTCCGTGCCGCCTGGTTTTTAATACAAAGCATGATTCTGTAG
- the rsmB gene encoding 16S rRNA (cytosine(967)-C(5))-methyltransferase RsmB — protein MDVNIRELALNILLEINRDGEHSHIAVGNTLAKYQFLPKSDRAFITRLCEGTVEYRMQLDYIIDWVSSVKVKKMKPVIREILRLSVYQLKYMDNVPDSAAVNEAVKLAQRKGFRNLKNFVNGVLRNVARRMNEITYPDREGNPSGYLSIRYSIPEALVKSWCEEFGESICEQIISSFLNQRPATVRLCRTGHDPEQTLQELKGQGVEVKKAPYAVDAYEISRYDYLGGLAAFREGKIQVQDVSSMLVAQVAAPVPGMQVLDVCAAPGGKSLHVADLMNGQGMVEARDLTEYKVNLIRDNIERLGLVNIRARVRDASLIYEEDMESADLVLADVPCSGYGVIGKKPDIKYRSNQEQQESLLELQREILKAAASYVKKGGVLIYSTCTIGKAENLDQVLWFTEHLPFQMESLNPYLSPELHTETTAQGYLQLLPGIHACDGFFLARLRKK, from the coding sequence ATGGATGTAAACATAAGAGAGCTGGCGCTCAATATATTGCTGGAAATCAACCGCGATGGGGAACATAGCCATATTGCTGTCGGAAATACCCTTGCCAAATATCAGTTCCTGCCTAAGAGTGACAGAGCATTCATCACCCGGCTCTGTGAAGGCACGGTAGAGTACCGTATGCAGTTGGACTACATCATTGATTGGGTATCCAGCGTAAAAGTGAAGAAGATGAAACCGGTTATCCGTGAAATCCTAAGGCTGTCCGTATATCAGCTGAAATATATGGACAATGTGCCAGACAGTGCAGCCGTCAATGAGGCGGTAAAGCTGGCACAGAGAAAAGGATTTCGTAATTTGAAAAATTTTGTTAACGGGGTGCTGCGCAATGTAGCGCGGAGGATGAATGAAATTACCTACCCCGACCGGGAGGGCAATCCATCCGGATATCTTTCCATCCGTTACTCCATACCCGAAGCTCTGGTAAAGAGCTGGTGTGAAGAATTTGGAGAAAGTATCTGTGAACAGATAATAAGCTCTTTTCTGAATCAACGGCCTGCCACGGTCAGATTGTGCAGAACAGGTCACGACCCGGAGCAGACTCTGCAGGAGCTTAAAGGTCAAGGTGTGGAGGTGAAAAAGGCTCCATATGCTGTGGATGCTTATGAAATTTCAAGGTATGATTACCTGGGCGGATTAGCAGCGTTTAGAGAAGGAAAGATACAGGTACAGGATGTGAGTTCTATGTTGGTGGCACAGGTGGCTGCCCCTGTTCCCGGAATGCAGGTGTTGGATGTGTGTGCGGCGCCCGGAGGCAAGAGCCTCCACGTAGCTGATCTGATGAATGGTCAGGGAATGGTTGAAGCAAGGGATTTGACGGAGTATAAGGTAAATCTGATCCGTGATAATATCGAAAGGCTGGGACTTGTCAATATACGGGCCAGAGTCCGTGACGCTTCTTTGATATATGAGGAAGATATGGAAAGTGCGGATCTGGTTCTGGCTGATGTACCCTGTTCAGGATATGGTGTGATCGGGAAAAAACCGGATATCAAATATCGCTCGAATCAGGAACAGCAGGAGTCCTTACTGGAACTTCAAAGGGAAATCCTGAAAGCCGCCGCTTCCTATGTGAAAAAAGGAGGAGTCCTGATTTATAGTACCTGTACGATTGGAAAAGCCGAAAATTTAGACCAGGTTCTGTGGTTTACAGAGCACCTTCCCTTTCAGATGGAATCCCTGAATCCATATCTTAGTCCTGAGCTTCACACGGAAACCACAGCACAGGGATATCTGCAATTACTGCCGGGTATCCATGCGTGTGATGGATTCTTTTTAGCAAGGTTAAGAAAGAAGTAG
- the xerD gene encoding site-specific tyrosine recombinase XerD, with translation MINAIQDFIQYLHNVKKMSQNTEVSYERDLKKMRIWLNEQGIDSADQVTRTNLNSYMLYLEREHLSPATVSRSVASIRAFFQFQVKEHKLSEDPSEGLKPPKVEKKLPEILTVQEVDLLLAQPDDRTPKGIRDKAMLELLYATGIRVSELIHLKLSDVNMQLGYITCKDHEKDRIVPFGSTARRALERYIKEARGGLLGAQDAGWLFVNCSGKSMSRQGFWKVLKGYASQAGIMADITPHTLRHSFATHLLQNGADLKSVQEMLGHSDISTTQMYLNMGIYKMRDVYNRAHPRK, from the coding sequence ATGATAAATGCAATTCAAGATTTTATACAATATTTACATAATGTAAAAAAGATGTCTCAAAATACAGAAGTCTCCTATGAACGGGATTTAAAGAAAATGCGGATCTGGCTGAATGAACAGGGGATTGATTCAGCCGATCAGGTAACCAGAACAAATCTGAATTCTTATATGCTTTACCTGGAAAGAGAACATCTGTCCCCGGCTACAGTTTCCAGAAGCGTTGCGTCAATACGTGCATTCTTTCAATTTCAAGTTAAGGAGCATAAGCTTTCTGAAGATCCGTCAGAAGGCTTAAAACCACCGAAGGTAGAAAAAAAATTACCGGAAATTCTGACTGTGCAGGAGGTTGATTTATTGCTGGCACAGCCAGATGACCGGACACCAAAGGGAATTCGGGACAAGGCTATGCTGGAGCTTTTATATGCAACAGGGATTCGTGTAAGCGAATTGATCCATCTGAAACTGTCCGATGTTAATATGCAGCTTGGTTATATCACCTGTAAAGATCACGAAAAGGACAGGATTGTCCCATTTGGCAGCACCGCCAGGCGGGCGCTGGAGCGGTATATCAAAGAGGCACGGGGAGGTCTTCTGGGTGCTCAGGACGCAGGATGGTTATTTGTGAATTGTTCGGGAAAGTCTATGAGCCGTCAAGGTTTTTGGAAGGTATTAAAGGGATATGCAAGTCAGGCCGGGATTATGGCGGATATCACTCCCCATACGCTTCGGCACTCATTTGCCACCCATCTGCTGCAGAATGGAGCCGATTTGAAAAGCGTGCAGGAGATGTTGGGACATTCCGATATATCCACCACACAGATGTATCTGAATATGGGGATTTACAAGATGCGCGATGTCTATAACAGAGCACATCCACGTAAGTAA
- a CDS encoding zinc metallopeptidase has translation MIIALAQSGLYYGNSGYFWGFDPTYMLILLALVISGIFSAQMNTTFSKYSNVRAASGLTGAQAAQRILQSAGIYDVRIEQVQGKLTDHYDPSNKVLRLSQSVYGSNSIAAIGVAAHECGHAVQHARNYVPLNIRSAIVPLANFGSQLSWPLFFIGLIASMKPLLMAGILLFCGALLFQIVTLPVEINASKRALVMLGDTGILGETEVKSTRKVLRAAAMTYVAAVIGSLLQLLRLLVLSGAFRRRDD, from the coding sequence ATGATAATAGCTTTGGCTCAGAGTGGGCTTTATTACGGAAATAGCGGTTATTTCTGGGGATTTGATCCTACCTATATGCTGATTTTGCTGGCGTTGGTGATATCCGGAATATTTTCGGCCCAGATGAACACCACATTTTCCAAATATAGTAATGTGAGGGCGGCAAGTGGCCTGACAGGTGCCCAGGCGGCGCAGCGTATTTTGCAGTCGGCAGGTATTTATGATGTAAGGATTGAACAGGTGCAGGGAAAATTAACGGATCACTACGATCCTTCTAATAAGGTATTAAGACTTTCACAGTCTGTCTATGGAAGCAATTCGATAGCGGCTATAGGAGTGGCTGCTCACGAATGTGGTCATGCGGTACAGCATGCCAGGAATTATGTACCACTGAACATACGGTCTGCTATCGTTCCTTTGGCAAATTTCGGATCTCAGCTGTCCTGGCCGTTGTTCTTCATCGGACTGATCGCTTCCATGAAGCCATTGCTGATGGCTGGTATCCTATTATTCTGCGGAGCTTTGCTGTTCCAGATTGTTACCCTCCCAGTGGAAATTAACGCCTCTAAAAGGGCGCTGGTGATGCTGGGCGATACTGGAATTCTTGGAGAAACAGAGGTAAAAAGCACACGTAAGGTACTGCGTGCAGCGGCTATGACTTATGTGGCTGCCGTCATAGGCTCGCTGTTGCAGCTGCTCCGGCTTTTAGTTCTTTCGGGCGCATTTCGGAGGAGAGATGACTGA
- a CDS encoding 3-deoxy-7-phosphoheptulonate synthase — protein MSFTFVKEIPSPEQICREYPLSPNSVRIKKERDAEIARVFTGESDKFLVIVGPCSADNEDSVCDYISRLVPVQEKVKDKVILIPRIYTNKPRTTGEGYKGIVHQPDPEKKPDLLQGLIAMRKMHIRAIEESGLTPADEMLYPSNWSYLSDILSYVAVGARSVENQEHRLTVSGCDVPVGMKNPTSGDLSVMLNSIIAAQGHHTFIYRHWEVKTDGNPLAHAILRGAVNKHGNAIPNYHYEELQLLLEKYQETNLVNPAAIVDANHANSDKRYQEQVRIAKEVLHSRRHSKDIHDLVKGLMIESYLESGCQKIGNGNHIYGKSITDPCLGWEESERLIYEIAESC, from the coding sequence ATGAGCTTTACATTTGTAAAAGAAATACCATCGCCGGAACAAATTTGCAGAGAATATCCCTTAAGCCCAAACTCGGTACGGATAAAAAAAGAAAGAGATGCGGAGATTGCCAGAGTGTTTACCGGTGAGTCAGATAAATTTCTGGTGATTGTAGGGCCCTGTTCTGCGGATAATGAAGATTCTGTATGTGATTATATCAGTCGTCTGGTGCCGGTGCAGGAAAAGGTGAAGGACAAGGTTATACTCATTCCGCGCATCTATACCAATAAGCCGCGTACCACGGGTGAAGGCTATAAGGGAATTGTCCATCAGCCGGATCCGGAGAAGAAACCGGATTTGCTGCAGGGACTGATTGCTATGCGTAAGATGCATATAAGGGCGATCGAAGAGAGCGGGCTGACTCCGGCAGATGAGATGCTGTATCCATCCAACTGGAGTTATCTGTCGGATATCTTATCTTATGTGGCAGTCGGTGCAAGGTCTGTAGAGAATCAGGAACATCGTCTGACCGTATCGGGATGTGATGTTCCGGTAGGCATGAAAAATCCTACAAGTGGTGACTTATCGGTGATGTTGAATTCCATTATTGCAGCCCAGGGACATCATACCTTTATTTATCGGCACTGGGAGGTGAAGACGGATGGGAATCCTCTGGCCCATGCAATCTTGCGTGGGGCAGTGAACAAGCATGGAAATGCTATTCCCAACTATCACTATGAAGAGCTGCAGCTTCTTCTGGAGAAATATCAGGAGACAAATCTGGTGAATCCGGCCGCTATTGTGGATGCCAACCATGCAAACTCTGATAAAAGGTATCAGGAGCAGGTAAGAATTGCCAAAGAAGTACTTCACAGCCGCAGGCATTCCAAGGATATCCATGACCTGGTAAAAGGGTTGATGATTGAAAGTTATTTAGAGAGCGGATGCCAGAAGATAGGCAATGGAAATCATATCTATGGAAAGTCCATAACAGATCCCTGCCTTGGATGGGAGGAGTCAGAGCGGTTAATCTACGAAATTGCAGAAAGCTGCTGA
- the priA gene encoding replication restart helicase PriA yields MGSYYADIIIDITHEKLDRTFQYRIPPDLQSQVKAGSQVEIPFGSGNRRIRGYVISISQEPRFPEGKMKEILSSDNGEFNVESNMIILAGWMKKNYGSTMIQALKTVMPIRRKTREKEERLIRLVLNEEEARDRLRYFEEKNQKARVRILKGLIENPEIPYGEGLRSWKTSAEALRSLETQGILKVVSRTVYRNPIQQKQQEDEPMKLSAEQHRVLEEIFGEWEKSDRPCLVKGVTGSGKTLLYMELMEKMLRDGRQTILLIPEIALTYQNVQRFYGRFGERVTVLNSRLSQGERFDQMERARKGQVQIVIGPRSALFTPFPDLGLVILDEEHETSYKSEGTPRYHARETAIERARLEGAHVVLGSATPSLEAYQRCKTGEYALFLLNSRYQEASLPRVYSVDMREELKKGNRSILSMKLQSAMEERLAKGEQIMLFLNRRGYAGFVSCRSCGHVMKCPHCDVSLTIHDNGKLVCHYCGYQTPVVNRCPACGSSYIGGFRAGTQQIEQVVRKRFPKARIVRMDLDTTRGKDGYQKILRTFADRKADILIGTQMIVKGHDFPHVTLMGVLSADLSLYASDYRAAERTYQLLVQAVGRAGRGEVPGEAVIQTYHPEHYSIQTAIQQDYDAFFQEEISYRKLMGYPPASNLLAVHGACGDAEILEQAMEYINRYLLRIRCGKDLQIIGPTAESVAKINDMYRSVLYIRNQSIEQLIRMREMLEKYVEINHGFDPVYLQYDLNR; encoded by the coding sequence ATGGGCAGTTATTATGCCGATATCATCATAGATATTACACATGAAAAGCTGGATCGTACGTTTCAGTACCGGATTCCGCCAGACCTGCAAAGCCAGGTAAAAGCGGGCAGTCAGGTAGAGATTCCTTTTGGCAGCGGAAACCGCCGAATCCGGGGCTATGTGATATCCATCAGTCAGGAACCGCGTTTTCCGGAGGGGAAGATGAAGGAAATACTCTCTTCAGATAACGGTGAATTTAATGTGGAATCAAACATGATTATTTTGGCAGGGTGGATGAAAAAAAACTACGGTTCCACGATGATTCAGGCACTAAAGACAGTGATGCCCATTCGGCGGAAAACAAGAGAAAAGGAAGAGCGTCTTATCCGGCTGGTTTTGAATGAAGAAGAAGCCAGGGACCGGTTGAGGTATTTCGAAGAAAAAAACCAGAAAGCCCGTGTCAGAATTTTGAAGGGCTTGATTGAAAATCCTGAAATCCCTTATGGAGAAGGGCTGAGATCCTGGAAGACTTCGGCAGAGGCCTTAAGGTCTTTGGAGACACAGGGAATTTTGAAGGTCGTAAGCAGAACAGTATACCGGAATCCCATACAGCAAAAGCAGCAGGAGGATGAACCCATGAAGCTGTCAGCAGAACAGCACCGGGTACTGGAAGAAATTTTTGGGGAATGGGAGAAAAGTGACAGACCCTGTCTCGTAAAAGGGGTTACCGGAAGCGGGAAAACCCTTTTGTATATGGAATTGATGGAGAAGATGCTGCGAGACGGCAGGCAGACGATATTACTGATTCCCGAGATTGCTTTGACTTATCAGAATGTGCAGCGCTTTTACGGACGCTTTGGGGAGCGGGTAACGGTGCTTAATTCCAGGTTATCGCAAGGAGAACGTTTTGATCAGATGGAACGGGCGAGAAAAGGGCAGGTGCAGATCGTTATAGGCCCCCGCTCTGCTTTATTCACTCCATTCCCTGATTTGGGACTTGTGATACTGGATGAGGAACATGAAACCTCTTATAAAAGCGAAGGGACTCCACGGTATCATGCAAGAGAAACAGCGATAGAGCGTGCCAGACTGGAAGGAGCACATGTGGTGCTGGGGTCGGCTACCCCGTCTCTGGAAGCATACCAAAGATGCAAAACCGGGGAGTACGCTTTGTTTCTGCTGAACAGCAGGTACCAGGAAGCCAGTCTTCCCCGGGTATATTCAGTGGATATGAGGGAAGAATTAAAAAAAGGAAATCGTTCTATATTGAGCATGAAACTTCAGTCAGCGATGGAGGAACGCCTTGCAAAGGGAGAGCAGATTATGTTGTTTCTCAACAGAAGGGGATATGCCGGATTTGTTTCCTGCCGTTCCTGCGGACATGTGATGAAGTGCCCACATTGTGATGTTTCTCTTACCATACATGACAATGGAAAGCTGGTCTGTCACTATTGCGGATATCAAACACCGGTGGTAAACCGTTGTCCCGCATGCGGTTCGTCCTACATTGGTGGCTTTCGTGCCGGAACGCAGCAAATTGAGCAGGTAGTCAGGAAGCGATTTCCAAAGGCGCGTATCGTCCGGATGGATCTGGATACCACCAGAGGAAAAGATGGGTATCAGAAAATCCTCCGCACCTTTGCAGACAGGAAAGCGGATATACTGATCGGAACACAGATGATTGTAAAAGGCCATGACTTTCCGCATGTTACATTGATGGGCGTGTTGTCAGCCGATTTATCACTATATGCCAGTGATTACCGTGCGGCAGAGAGAACTTACCAGCTGCTGGTACAGGCGGTTGGCCGGGCCGGGCGGGGTGAAGTGCCGGGAGAAGCTGTCATCCAGACCTATCATCCGGAACATTACAGTATTCAGACTGCTATACAGCAGGATTATGATGCATTTTTCCAGGAGGAGATTTCTTATCGAAAGCTGATGGGATATCCTCCGGCCTCTAATCTGCTGGCTGTACATGGCGCGTGCGGGGATGCAGAGATTCTGGAACAGGCCATGGAATATATAAACAGGTATTTATTAAGAATCCGGTGTGGCAAAGATCTGCAGATTATCGGGCCTACTGCAGAGAGTGTTGCGAAAATTAACGATATGTACCGAAGCGTACTCTATATCAGAAACCAATCAATAGAACAGCTTATAAGGATGCGGGAGATGTTGGAGAAATATGTGGAAATCAACCATGGATTTGATCCCGTGTACTTGCAATACGATTTGAACAGATAA
- a CDS encoding UDP-N-acetylmuramoyl-L-alanyl-D-glutamate--2,6-diaminopimelate ligase, translated as MKLTDLLSRLDYGCLQGSLDKEVRGVVFDSRKVVRDSLFVCIRGAVTDGHTFAGSAAADGASVLVTEEAVEVSKDITVIKVADSRYALALISCAWFGYPADKLKTIGVTGTKGKTTTTYMVRSILENAGYKVGLIGTIETIIDDQVIPSENTTPESFLVQKYFAEMVHAGCDCVVMEVSSQALMLNRVAGFTFDYGIFTNIEPDHIGPNEHPSFENYLECKKRLLKQCRVGIVNRDDEHYETMIEGHTCKLETYGFHKNADLRAADCRLVSKPGYLGIDYTVEGLLNFQVEIDVPGKFSVYNSLTAIAICRHFKVSEESIVKALKAAKVKGRMEMIKVSDDFTLMIDYAHNAMSLKSLLMALREYNPHRIVCLFGCGGNRDRARRFEMGEISGHMADLTIITSDNPRKEEPQAIIEDIKTGIGRTEGKYVEISDRKQAIAYAIHHGEAGDIIVLAGKGHEDYQIIGTTKYHMDERELIQEVLKEDRKKDR; from the coding sequence ATGAAATTAACAGATTTATTATCAAGGCTGGACTATGGGTGTTTACAAGGCAGTTTAGATAAGGAAGTGAGAGGAGTAGTCTTTGATTCCAGAAAAGTTGTCAGGGACTCTCTTTTTGTTTGTATACGCGGTGCTGTGACGGATGGTCATACATTTGCCGGAAGCGCGGCTGCGGATGGAGCTTCGGTACTTGTGACTGAGGAGGCCGTGGAGGTATCTAAAGACATTACAGTAATTAAAGTGGCTGACAGCAGATATGCGCTGGCGCTTATCTCCTGCGCCTGGTTCGGATACCCGGCTGATAAGCTGAAGACGATTGGAGTTACCGGAACCAAGGGCAAGACGACAACTACTTATATGGTACGCTCTATATTGGAAAATGCAGGGTATAAAGTGGGTCTGATAGGAACGATAGAAACAATTATAGATGATCAGGTGATTCCGTCGGAGAATACAACCCCTGAATCCTTTCTGGTACAGAAGTATTTTGCAGAGATGGTGCATGCCGGATGTGACTGTGTCGTGATGGAGGTATCATCACAGGCGCTGATGCTGAATCGCGTAGCAGGATTTACCTTTGATTATGGAATATTTACCAATATTGAGCCAGATCATATAGGACCAAATGAACATCCAAGCTTTGAAAACTATCTGGAATGTAAGAAAAGACTTTTAAAACAGTGCCGGGTGGGCATTGTAAACCGGGATGATGAACATTATGAAACAATGATTGAAGGTCATACATGCAAACTTGAAACTTATGGGTTTCACAAGAACGCTGATTTGAGGGCAGCAGACTGCCGCCTGGTTTCAAAACCGGGATATCTTGGGATAGACTATACGGTGGAGGGCCTTCTGAATTTTCAGGTAGAAATAGATGTTCCTGGAAAATTCAGCGTTTATAACTCTTTGACAGCAATTGCAATCTGCCGCCATTTCAAGGTATCTGAAGAAAGTATCGTGAAGGCTTTGAAAGCTGCGAAAGTGAAGGGCCGTATGGAGATGATAAAGGTTTCCGATGATTTTACACTGATGATTGATTATGCGCATAATGCTATGAGTCTGAAAAGTCTCCTTATGGCATTGCGAGAATACAATCCCCATAGAATTGTGTGCCTGTTTGGATGCGGAGGGAACAGAGACCGGGCCAGAAGATTTGAAATGGGGGAGATTTCCGGACATATGGCGGATCTCACAATCATTACATCTGATAACCCGAGGAAAGAAGAGCCACAGGCAATTATAGAAGATATTAAAACCGGTATTGGCAGGACAGAAGGGAAGTATGTGGAAATCTCTGACAGAAAGCAGGCAATTGCTTATGCGATTCATCATGGAGAAGCAGGTGATATCATCGTACTGGCCGGTAAAGGGCACGAAGATTATCAAATTATAGGTACTACGAAATATCATATGGATGAAAGGGAATTGATTCAGGAAGTACTGAAAGAGGATAGAAAAAAAGACAGATGA
- the def gene encoding peptide deformylase: MAIRTIRLEGDKALTKVCRPVAESTPKIKQLIGDMFDTMYDAMGVGLAAPQVGILKRIVVIDTDGTPHVLINPEIIETSGEQTGDEGCLSIPGKCGTVTRPGYVRVKAYDENMKPFELEGTELLARAICHECEHLDGIMYTTHVQGELRDNTVIEEEE; encoded by the coding sequence ATGGCAATCAGGACAATCAGATTAGAAGGAGATAAAGCATTGACAAAGGTGTGCCGCCCGGTGGCGGAATCCACACCAAAGATCAAGCAATTAATAGGGGATATGTTTGACACCATGTATGATGCGATGGGAGTCGGTCTTGCCGCACCCCAGGTCGGAATCCTGAAGCGTATCGTGGTCATTGATACAGATGGAACGCCCCATGTACTGATTAATCCGGAAATTATAGAAACATCGGGAGAACAGACCGGTGATGAAGGGTGCTTAAGCATTCCGGGCAAATGTGGCACCGTTACACGGCCAGGCTATGTGAGGGTAAAGGCCTATGATGAGAATATGAAGCCTTTTGAACTGGAAGGTACGGAGCTTTTAGCCCGTGCAATCTGTCATGAATGTGAGCATCTGGACGGAATCATGTATACGACGCATGTTCAGGGAGAATTGCGTGACAATACGGTGATTGAAGAAGAGGAATAA